The genomic segment AACATCACTTGTATAACACAGGCCTATTCTTCAAAATGCCCAATTTTTATGGGGATATCAAGTTTTATGGGGATATCAAGCTCAGGCCGAGTTGTCAACTAGATGGCTTAGGGGTTGACCAAGCCAACCAAAAAATAGCTTCTCTTGACTAGGCGTAGGGTGCTGAACTGGCACAATTTCGTAACGTTTTGGTTGGGGGGCGGCTAGGGTAGCCATGCCTGT from the Cyanobacteriota bacterium genome contains:
- a CDS encoding peptidase M61, with the translated sequence SPGDELLAIDQFRVTADQLDDRLRNYSPGDAVTMTWFHQDELRTGMATLAAPQPKRYEIVPVQHPTPSQEKLFFGWLGQPLSHLVDNSA